One genomic segment of Tripterygium wilfordii isolate XIE 37 chromosome 9, ASM1340144v1, whole genome shotgun sequence includes these proteins:
- the LOC120006549 gene encoding NAD(P)H-quinone oxidoreductase subunit U, chloroplastic, with translation MAVSSTTAKLYIPHQTFTPLNPKNGTIFSNSISFCPKTTKFSIKSSSDLSAETTSTDVESESSIEVPKGPPSLISALNVEKALRGIPITDVDHYDTLGLQRGCSYEQVPVAYNKKIEELKEQGLDQEEFSKKMELLKESYYILSSEEERRLYDWSLARSETPDRYAWPFEVDKTKVTSENPPPQEPEDVGPTRLVGYAFLGWLVLSIVIPFFLNR, from the exons ATGGCTGTATCATCCACCACAGCAAAACTGTACATTCCCCACCAAACATTCACTCCCTTAAACCCCAAAAATGGAACCATCTTCTCAAATTCCATCTCCTTTTGTCCAAAAACAACCAAATTTTCCATAAAGAGCTCCAGTGATTTATCAGCAGAGACTACATCAACAGATGTAGAATCAGAGAGTTCCATCGAAGTTCCCAAAGGACCTCCATCTTTGATTTCTGCTCTAAATGTGGAGAAGGCTCTTCGGGGCATAC CCATTACTGATGTAGATCATTATGATACACTTGGACTCCAAAGAGGATGTTCATATGAGCAG GTCCCTGTTGCATATAACAAGAAGATTGAAGAACTGAAGGAACAGGGCCTGGATCAAGAGGAATTCAGCAAGAAAATGGAACTTCTAAAA GAATCATACTACATTTTGTCATCCGAGGAAGAGAGAAGACTGTATGATTGGAGCTTAGCAAGGAGCGAAACCCCAGATAGATATGCTTGGCCTTTTGAGGTCGACAAAACCAAGGTCACCTCAGAGAATCCTCCACCACAG GAACCAGAGGACGTTGGGCCAACAAGATTGGTGGGATATGCGTTTTTGGGATGGCTTGTACTATCAATTGTAATCCCCTTCTTCCTCAATCGATGA